In Oceanispirochaeta sp., the following proteins share a genomic window:
- a CDS encoding uroporphyrinogen decarboxylase family protein, translating to MTQLENSLAILNYENFESLPIVHFGFWNETLDKWAEEGHISVEDARDWSDCSDADIRIGKQLGFDFNWGQNFGPHYRLDPAFEETILEEDDQGNMKVLNEDGVIVMKKRNVVSIPTEVDHYFKGRKEWEEGFRDKLDYNADRYLKALVPAGNRTLPLGEGGWDYLRQTEGRERPLGLFAGSLIGFIRDFIGVENLSYLTVDDPELLEEIVEHVADLSYQTVKTILESGARFEYMHFWEDICFKNGPLVSPSFFRDFIGPQYKRITDLARYHGIGIISVDCDGMIDHLLPFWLENGVNTMFPIEVGTWKASIAPWREKYGRDIRGVGGMDKTVFSRDRKAVVDEVERLKALVDLGGYIPCPDHRIAPDALWENVQYYCDLMRKNFS from the coding sequence ATGACCCAGCTAGAAAATTCTCTGGCGATTCTGAATTATGAAAACTTTGAGAGCCTGCCCATTGTGCATTTTGGATTTTGGAATGAAACACTGGACAAGTGGGCAGAAGAGGGACATATCAGTGTCGAAGACGCCCGGGACTGGAGCGACTGCAGCGATGCGGATATCCGCATCGGGAAACAGCTGGGTTTTGATTTTAACTGGGGCCAGAATTTCGGGCCCCACTACCGCCTCGACCCGGCTTTTGAAGAGACAATCCTGGAAGAGGATGACCAGGGGAATATGAAGGTCCTCAATGAAGACGGGGTCATCGTCATGAAAAAACGGAATGTTGTTTCTATTCCAACAGAGGTGGATCACTATTTTAAAGGTCGGAAAGAGTGGGAAGAAGGGTTCCGTGATAAGTTGGATTACAATGCTGACCGTTATCTCAAGGCCCTTGTTCCTGCAGGGAACCGGACCCTGCCCCTGGGAGAGGGCGGATGGGATTATTTGCGACAAACTGAAGGAAGAGAGAGGCCACTCGGGCTGTTTGCCGGCAGTCTGATCGGATTTATCCGTGATTTCATCGGTGTCGAGAATCTCAGCTATCTGACGGTGGATGATCCAGAGCTTCTTGAGGAAATTGTTGAGCATGTGGCAGATCTCAGTTATCAGACTGTGAAAACGATTCTGGAATCGGGTGCCCGGTTTGAATATATGCATTTCTGGGAGGACATCTGCTTTAAAAATGGTCCTCTTGTCAGCCCCTCTTTCTTCCGGGATTTTATTGGGCCTCAATACAAAAGAATCACAGACCTGGCCCGCTACCACGGGATAGGAATTATTTCTGTAGACTGCGACGGTATGATCGATCATCTGCTGCCCTTCTGGCTGGAAAACGGGGTGAATACCATGTTTCCCATCGAAGTCGGAACCTGGAAGGCCAGTATTGCTCCCTGGCGGGAAAAATATGGCCGGGACATCAGAGGGGTAGGGGGGATGGATAAAACCGTTTTCTCCCGTGACAGAAAGGCTGTGGTAGACGAGGTGGAGCGGCTGAAAGCTCTGGTGGATCTGGGAGGGTATATTCCCTGCCCGGATCATAGAATCGCCCCGGACGCCCTCTGGGAGAACGTCCAGTATTACTGCGATCTGATGCGGAAGAACTTCAGTTAG